The proteins below are encoded in one region of Micromonospora pisi:
- a CDS encoding metallophosphoesterase family protein codes for MRLVIMADTHVPKRARDLPAELWARVDAADLVFHAGDWVDEPLLDALEARSARLVGVYGNNDGPGLRARLPEVARIELDGLRVAVVHETGPAVGRERRCADRFGDTDLLIFGHSHIPWDSVAPGGLRLLNPGSPTDRRRQPHATYLTARVTDGRLTAVTLHPLPPR; via the coding sequence GTGCGTCTTGTGATCATGGCGGACACCCACGTGCCGAAACGGGCCCGCGACCTGCCGGCCGAACTGTGGGCCCGGGTCGACGCCGCCGACCTGGTCTTCCATGCCGGTGACTGGGTGGACGAGCCGCTGCTCGACGCCCTCGAGGCGCGCAGCGCCCGACTGGTCGGCGTGTACGGCAACAACGACGGGCCGGGGTTGCGTGCACGCCTACCGGAGGTCGCCAGAATCGAGCTGGACGGGTTGCGGGTGGCCGTCGTACACGAGACCGGCCCGGCGGTCGGACGGGAACGGCGCTGCGCCGACCGGTTCGGTGACACCGACCTACTGATCTTCGGCCACTCGCACATCCCGTGGGACAGCGTGGCGCCGGGCGGACTCCGACTGCTGAACCCCGGCTCGCCGACCGACCGCCGTCGCCAGCCGCACGCCACCTACCTCACCGCGCGGGTCACCGACGGTCGACTCACCGCAGTCACCCTGCACCCGCTGCCGCCCCGGTGA